A window of the Lactuca sativa cultivar Salinas chromosome 7, Lsat_Salinas_v11, whole genome shotgun sequence genome harbors these coding sequences:
- the LOC111884638 gene encoding uncharacterized protein LOC111884638 produces the protein MFLAKHNLAFHRSNEKLYKKGNGNILGVIELLEEFDPVIKEHVRRITNDGLHVHYLGNLIQNELIYLLAQEIKKEHIKKIKEVKYYSIILDCTPDSSHQEQMTIIVSWESRVESVQGIKLQLVDVREALLQVEENANNFVIASEATSLAEKELGDFKFLVSTVIWYEVLNHVSTVSKKLQSKDMRLDNAISEINKLIGYFKDYRETGFSKAIVEAKETAIEMGIDPVFPQKRVIERKKRFEQFKEYEKVFGFLFPHNLRGIKDKDLKSYCHHLEKALKFEERSDIDAEELYTELKLLGTLEIDEFSNLIDVLKFLKELDYFPNASTAYRILLTIPVTVASAERSF, from the exons ATGTTTCTTGCTAAACATAATTTAGCATTTCATAGATCCAATGAAAAGTTGTATAAAAAAG GTAACGGAAATATTTTGGGTGTCATTGAACTATTGGAAGAGTTTGACCCGGTTATCAAAGAGCATGTGCGGCGGATCACAAATGATGGACTTCATGTGCATTATCTTGGCAACTTAATCCAAAACGAACTAATATATTTGCTAGCTCAAGAAATTAAAAAAGAACATATCAAGAAGATAAAGGAAGTAAAGTACTACTCAATCATACTTGATTGTACTCCTGATTCAAGTCACCAGGAACAGATGACAATAATAGTGAG TTGGGAAAGCCGGGTTGAGAGTGTACAGGGTATTAAACTTCAACTTGTGGATGTACGGGAAGCTTTACTTCAAGTTGAAGAAAATGCTAATAATTTTGTAATTGCAAGTGAAGCGACTTCACTGGCAGAAAAAGAACTTGGTGACTTTAAATTTTTGGTATCAACTGTTATTTGGTATGAAGTATTAAACCATGTGAGTACTGTGAGTAAGAAGTTACAATCAAAGGATATGCGTCTTGATAATGCTATTTCAGAAATAAACAAATTGATTGGGTACTTCAAGGATTATAGAGAAACCGGTTTTTCAAAAGCAATTGTTGAAGCTAAGGAGACTGCTATTGAAATGGGTATTGATCCAGTATTTCCACAAAAGCGTGTGATTGAAAGGAAAAAAAG ATTTGAACAATTCAAAGAGTATGAAAAAgtatttggttttttatttccaCATAATTTGAGGGGAATTAAAGATAAAGATCTTAAGTCGTATTGTCATCATCTTGAAAAAGCACTCAAGTTTGAAGAAAGATCGGATATTGATGCCGAGGAACTTTATACAGAGTTGAAATTACTTGGGACATTGGAAATCGATGAATTTAGCAACCTTATAgatgttttgaagtttttgaaagaACTTGATTATTTCCCAAATGCAAGCACTGCATATAGAATATTGTTGACTATTCCAGTAACAGTTGCATCTGCAGAAAGGAGTTTTTAG
- the LOC111884637 gene encoding uncharacterized protein LOC111884637, which produces MYRSAQAIQHHPNNAKRQTKDSIARSSKRLQAQFMSKRKKEKRKQDEEKKKAEVVALYKFIHRQPIEEHVEEHTEEHVEEQQHIEVEEAEEQEPAKELVDIYDPRRWEKLNSEEIKLLVQKGPKRDNKKGFQKGNWMVKVMQIGTMLPLGLTVKKHEISLDHLTNWNKWSDMRKRLNLNETIDKVQYEQFKKERDYWKQVLL; this is translated from the exons ATGTATCGTTCAGCCCAAGCAATCCAACATCATCCAAACAACGCCAAACGCCAAACCAAAGACAGCATCGCACGAAGCAGCAAACGATTGCAGGCGCA ATTCATG TCAAAacgtaaaaaagaaaaaagaaaacaagATGAAGAAAAGAAAAAGGCTGAAGTTGTTGCTCTAtataagtttatccatagacaacCTATTGAAGAGCATGTTGAAGAGCACACTGAAGAGCATGTTGAAGAGCAACAGCATATAGAAGTAGAAGAGGCAGAAGAGCAAGAACCCGCTAAAGAGCTTGTTGATATATATGATCCAAGAAGGTGGGAAAAACTTAATTCTGAAGAAATTAAACTTTTGGTCCAAAAAGGTCCTAAAAGAGATAATA AAAAGGGATTTCAAAAGGGAAATTGGATGGTGAAGGTTATGCAGATTGGCACCATGTTACCACTAGGGTTAACCGTTAAAAAACACGAAATTTCATTGGATCATCTTACAAATTGGAATAAGTGGTCTGATATGCGTAAAAGATTGAACTTgaatgaaacaattgataaagTTCAATACGAACAATTCAAGAAAGAAAGAGATTACTGGAAACAAGTCCTTTTGTGA